The region CCAGCGGCGCCGCCGCCGATGCGCGCCTGCGTGGCGAAGTACAGCGCGCGCTGCAATTGGGCGCCGGCATCGGCTTGGTGCTGTTGCTACTGCACTCACCGTTGCTGGCCCTCGGCCTGTCACTGCTGGATGCCAGTGATGCGGTGTTGGCCGGGGTTGATGACTACATCTCGATCCGCATCTGGGCCGCGCCGGCCACGCTGATGACCTATGCCGTGCTCGGCACCCTGATCGGGCTCGGCCGCACCCGCCACCTGCTGTGGCTGCAACTGCTGCTCAACGGTCTCAATCTGGCGCTCGATATCCTGTTCGCGGTGGTGCTCGACTACGGCCTGCGCGGCATCGCCATGGGCACCGTGATCGCCGAGTGGTGCGCGCTGGCCGCCGGTTTGTACTGGTTGCGCGGCCTGCTGCCGAAGGTGGCCGCCGCCAAGGCTGCACGTGGTGACTGGCGCCAACTGCTCAACGTCCACGCCAACTTATTCTGGCGCACGCTGTTCCTGCTGCTGGGCATGATGTGGTTTGCCAATGCCGGCGCCCGCCTCGGCGACCTCGAATTAGCGGCCAATCACCTGCTGCTGCAGTTCATCAGCTTCTCGGCGTTCTTCCTCGATGGCTATGCCTATGTGGTGGAGGCGCAGGTGGGTCAGGCGCGCGGCGCCGGCCAGCGCCACCGGTTGGTGATGGTGATCCGCCGTACCACGGTGCTGGCGGTGACCACCGCCGTGGCGCTGGCAACGCTGCTGTGGAGTGCCGGGCCGTGGCTGATTGCACTGCTCACTTCGCTGCCGGATGTGCAATCGCGGGCGGCAGAATTTCTGCCGTGGGCGGCGCTGTATGTGCTGCTGTCTTGCGCCGCATTCCAGCTCGATGGCCTGTGCATCGGTCTTAATGCCAGCGCGCCCATGCGCAACGCCACCGGCATCGCGCTGGTGCTGTTCCTGCTGGCCGATGCGTGGCTGACGCCGCGTTATGGCAACCTCGGGCTGTGGTGGGCATTCATCCTATTCGTGCTGGCGCGTGCGTTGGCGCTGTGGCCGTGGCGCAGCGCTCTGGCTGCCAAGTTGCCGTCCAGAACGTAAAATCCCCGCGCGCGCCGGCTGCCGGCGTGGCATTGCCCTGAGCTTCCCGGCAGCATGACGCCAGTTTCATCGCCGTTCTAGCACAGGAGTGCCTCAATGATTGTTTCCCCGTTCCGCGCTGCGACGCTGGGCCTGCTGGCGTTGCTGACGCTGGCGGCCTGCAGCGATTACAAGGAGCTGGCCAGCCATCAAAGCCCGCTGCCACCGCCGGTGGCGCGACCGGTCAGCTACGCCGCCGACGTGCAACCGATCATCGAGCACAAGTGCTTGGCCTGCCACGGCTGTTACGACGCGCCCTGCCAGCTGAAGCTGGAAACCGCCGAAGGTCTGCTGCGCGGTGCCAGTCCGGAACCGGTCTACAATGGCTCGCGCCGTCAGAATATGTCACCGACCCGACTCGGCATCGATGCCCACGGCGAAGCCGCTTGGCGCGAAAAAGGCTTCCACTCGGTGCTGGAACCCACCGCTGAGCACGAAGCGCTGCTGTATCGCATGATCGCGCTCGGCAAACAGCACCCGCTGCCGGCCAACGCGCGGCTGCCATCACGCATCGACATCAGCCCCAACCGCACGCACCAGTGCGTCACCAGTGACCAATTCCACAAGTACGAGCGCAAGCACGCACTGGAAGGCATGCCGTTTGCGGTCACCGGCCTTAGCGATGCCGAGTTCTCGATTCTGCGCGCTTGGTTCGACCAAGGCGCCACCGTCAGCCCGCGGGCAGTTACCGCTACTGCCGCCGAGCAAGCGCTGGCCGAGCGGTGGGAAGCCTGGCTGAACCAGCGCAGTGACCGCCAACAACTGGTGGCGCGCTGGATCTACGAGCACTTGTTCTTGGCGCATCTGTATCTGGAAGAGCGCGGCGCGGACACCCATTACTACGAGTTGATTCGCTCCTACACCCCGCCCGGCGAGCCGATCGAGCCGGTGGCCACGGTGCGCCCCAATGACGACCCGGAAGCGCCGGTGTTCTACCGCCTGCAACTGCTGCAGGAGCCGATCGTGCACAAGCGCCATATCACCTTCCGCTTTGATGGCGACAAGCTGGCCCGGTCACAGCAGCTGTTCTTCGGCGAAGCGTGGCAGCTTGAGGCGCTGCCGGGCTACGACGCCGAGCTGCGCGCCAACCCGTTCGAGACCTTCGCCGCGATTCCGGCGCGGGCGCGTTACCAGTTCATGCTCGATGAGGCGGAGTACTTCACCCGCACTTTCATCCGCGGCCCGGTGTGCCGTGGTCAGATCGCCACCGATGTGATCCGCGACCATTTCTGGACGCTGTTCCAACACCCGGACCACGACGCGTACATCACCGACGCGGATTACCGGGCGCTGGCCACACCGCTACTGGGGATGCCGGGCCAGAACGACCGCTTGCTGTCGATGAGCAGCGAATGGAAACACTACCTCGGCCTGCGTAACCAGTACGTGGTGCAACGCCAAGACCACTACCGCGACACCGTCACCGATGGCGCCGCCCTGGACCATGTGTGGGATGGCGACGGCGACAACCACAACGCGCTGCTGACCATTGCTCGCCACCACGACAGCGCGTCGGTGCGACGCGGCTTGATCGGTCCCGAGCCACGCACCATCTGGTGGATGGATTACCCGCTGTTCGAGCGCACTTACTACGAGTTGGTGGTGAACTTCGATGTGTTCGGCAACCTCGCGCACCAAGCGCAGACGCGGCTGTACTTCGACCTGATCCGCCACGAAGCGGAAGAAAACTATTTGCGGCTGATGCCGCCGGGCGACCGGCTGCCGCTGCAGCACAGCTGGTATCAAGGACTGGGCAAACTGAAGCTGCGCATTACTTACGCACCGCTGGATGCCGAGGCCGCCAGCGCCGAGCCGTTCCGCAGCGACGACCCGATGACCGAAATGACGTTGCGACTGCTGGACCGGTTCCGCGACATCAACGCCATGCCGGATGACTACCTTAACCGCTGCCAAGGCGCCGGCTGCGGCCGCCCGGATCAGCCGGACTGGATCCGTGCCAGCGACCGGCTGCTGTCGGACATTGCCGCCAAGCACCCGGACAAAGTGCCGGGCATTCTGCACCTGCCGGAAGTGACCTTCTTGCGCGTGCATCGGCCAGACGGCGACCGCACCGTCTACACCCTGGTGCGCAACCGTGCCCACTCCAACGTCGCCTTTATGATGGGCGAGTCGCTGCGCTACCTGCCGGAGGAAGACAGCGTCACCGTCTATCCCGGTATCTTCGGCAGCTACCCGAACTTCATGTTTGATGTGGCCGCCGATGAGCTGAGCGAGTTCGTCGACCGGTTGCGCCAAGCCAAAGACGCCGATCCGTTCGAGCAGATTGCCAA is a window of Alcanivorax sp. REN37 DNA encoding:
- a CDS encoding fatty acid cis/trans isomerase, producing the protein MIVSPFRAATLGLLALLTLAACSDYKELASHQSPLPPPVARPVSYAADVQPIIEHKCLACHGCYDAPCQLKLETAEGLLRGASPEPVYNGSRRQNMSPTRLGIDAHGEAAWREKGFHSVLEPTAEHEALLYRMIALGKQHPLPANARLPSRIDISPNRTHQCVTSDQFHKYERKHALEGMPFAVTGLSDAEFSILRAWFDQGATVSPRAVTATAAEQALAERWEAWLNQRSDRQQLVARWIYEHLFLAHLYLEERGADTHYYELIRSYTPPGEPIEPVATVRPNDDPEAPVFYRLQLLQEPIVHKRHITFRFDGDKLARSQQLFFGEAWQLEALPGYDAELRANPFETFAAIPARARYQFMLDEAEYFTRTFIRGPVCRGQIATDVIRDHFWTLFQHPDHDAYITDADYRALATPLLGMPGQNDRLLSMSSEWKHYLGLRNQYVVQRQDHYRDTVTDGAALDHVWDGDGDNHNALLTIARHHDSASVRRGLIGPEPRTIWWMDYPLFERTYYELVVNFDVFGNLAHQAQTRLYFDLIRHEAEENYLRLMPPGDRLPLQHSWYQGLGKLKLRITYAPLDAEAASAEPFRSDDPMTEMTLRLLDRFRDINAMPDDYLNRCQGAGCGRPDQPDWIRASDRLLSDIAAKHPDKVPGILHLPEVTFLRVHRPDGDRTVYTLVRNRAHSNVAFMMGESLRYLPEEDSVTVYPGIFGSYPNFMFDVAADELSEFVDRLRQAKDADPFEQIANRWGVRRTHPAFWEVLHDFTAWQSEHEPLQAGIFDINRFENL
- a CDS encoding MATE family efflux transporter, with the translated sequence MLANIAVPLLGIADTAIIGHRGDSAALGAIALGGLMLSFLYWAFGFLRMGTTAQVAAASGAAADARLRGEVQRALQLGAGIGLVLLLLHSPLLALGLSLLDASDAVLAGVDDYISIRIWAAPATLMTYAVLGTLIGLGRTRHLLWLQLLLNGLNLALDILFAVVLDYGLRGIAMGTVIAEWCALAAGLYWLRGLLPKVAAAKAARGDWRQLLNVHANLFWRTLFLLLGMMWFANAGARLGDLELAANHLLLQFISFSAFFLDGYAYVVEAQVGQARGAGQRHRLVMVIRRTTVLAVTTAVALATLLWSAGPWLIALLTSLPDVQSRAAEFLPWAALYVLLSCAAFQLDGLCIGLNASAPMRNATGIALVLFLLADAWLTPRYGNLGLWWAFILFVLARALALWPWRSALAAKLPSRT